One Nitrospina watsonii DNA segment encodes these proteins:
- a CDS encoding TfoX/Sxy family protein: MMEPADASIDPIQSSYFELHMENPSYIDFVLEQLQGLGPVRGRAMFGGHGLYRDDVFFGIVYEGVLYLNTDEASRPQYTEQGMQPFQPRRGQTLKSYYEVPTEVLENADTLVEWAGKAVRVPDRKK; this comes from the coding sequence ATGATGGAACCGGCTGACGCGTCCATCGATCCCATTCAGTCTTCTTACTTCGAGTTGCACATGGAAAACCCCTCCTACATCGATTTTGTGTTGGAGCAGTTGCAGGGCCTGGGGCCGGTGCGCGGCCGGGCCATGTTCGGCGGTCATGGTTTGTACCGCGACGACGTGTTTTTCGGCATCGTTTACGAGGGCGTGCTCTATTTAAACACCGATGAGGCGTCGCGTCCGCAGTACACCGAACAGGGCATGCAACCGTTCCAACCCCGGCGGGGGCAGACGCTCAAATCGTATTACGAAGTTCCTACCGAGGTACTGGAAAACGCCGATACGTTGGTGGAATGGGCCGGGAAAGCCGTGCGCGTGCCGGATCGCAAAAAGTGA